Proteins from a single region of uncultured Campylobacter sp.:
- a CDS encoding biopolymer transporter ExbD has product MINLDETPELNITPLVDIMLVLLAILMVTTPTIVYDEQILLPDGSKTKASSAQKKDLTVIVDATKKVRIDQSTMDLRELPDNIVLIGARYDKNSPVYIKADKSLIYDDVMFVLKSVKNAGFTKVALQTNG; this is encoded by the coding sequence ATGATAAATCTTGACGAAACCCCGGAGTTAAACATAACTCCGCTTGTGGATATTATGCTAGTTTTGCTGGCGATTCTTATGGTTACTACGCCTACTATTGTTTACGATGAACAAATTTTATTGCCGGACGGCTCAAAGACCAAAGCCTCTTCAGCCCAAAAAAAGGATTTAACCGTTATCGTGGATGCTACAAAAAAGGTTAGGATAGATCAAAGCACTATGGATTTGCGCGAGCTTCCTGATAACATCGTACTCATCGGAGCAAGATACGATAAAAATTCGCCCGTTTACATCAAGGCCGATAAAAGTCTCATATATGACGATGTAATGTTTGTTTTAAAAAGCGTAAAAAACGCTGGTTTTACAAAGGTAGCGCTTCAGACTAATGGATAA
- a CDS encoding MotA/TolQ/ExbB proton channel family protein: protein MAGLDIFLNYLSRSSFITIFVLSWLSFYFIISLTILFSRMAGLRSWQKKEQNALESLLMGGSKHVLNESILKRFVSGSISREKLSVAVSIAERNATSGITWLSIVASTSPFIGLFGTVVSILETFSQLGQGGGNSSLNVIAPAISEALVATGAGIFVAIPAYTFSLLIKRKAYELMGVIKREVDILVTLKEDQ from the coding sequence GTGGCTGGACTTGATATTTTTTTAAACTACTTATCTAGAAGTAGTTTTATCACTATATTCGTGCTGAGCTGGCTTTCTTTTTATTTTATCATAAGCCTTACTATACTGTTTTCTCGTATGGCAGGGCTTAGATCATGGCAAAAAAAAGAACAAAATGCTCTTGAGTCGTTATTAATGGGCGGGTCTAAACATGTTTTAAACGAATCCATTTTAAAACGGTTCGTAAGCGGCTCAATATCTAGAGAGAAGCTCTCGGTCGCCGTTAGTATCGCTGAGCGAAATGCAACTAGTGGCATTACTTGGCTTAGTATAGTTGCCTCTACGTCGCCTTTTATCGGACTTTTTGGCACGGTTGTTTCTATCTTGGAGACCTTTTCTCAGCTTGGACAAGGCGGCGGAAATTCATCTCTAAACGTTATAGCTCCCGCCATCAGCGAAGCGCTAGTTGCAACGGGGGCGGGTATATTTGTAGCAATACCTGCTTATACGTTTAGCTTGCTTATCAAGAGGAAAGCCTACGAGCTTATGGGCGTGATTAAGCGAGAGGTGGATATTCTCGTAACGCTTAAAGAAGATCAATGA
- the atpC gene encoding ATP synthase F1 subunit epsilon has protein sequence MSKLHLEIVTPEGLVFSNDIKSVVLPGSEGEFGVLPGHASLISLLKAGVIDIENEDKSHDAVAINWGYAEINEGKATILADGAVHVSGNSESEIANSLQKAKDLIAGMSSENNAMAATVAKLDSMARAR, from the coding sequence ATGAGTAAATTACATTTAGAAATCGTTACGCCTGAGGGTTTAGTGTTTTCAAACGATATTAAAAGCGTAGTTTTGCCAGGCAGTGAAGGTGAGTTTGGAGTTTTGCCTGGACATGCTTCGCTTATCTCGCTTTTAAAGGCCGGCGTTATTGATATCGAAAACGAAGATAAAAGCCATGATGCCGTCGCGATAAACTGGGGATATGCCGAGATAAACGAAGGCAAGGCGACTATCCTTGCCGACGGCGCCGTTCATGTGTCGGGAAATTCTGAGAGCGAGATAGCAAATTCATTGCAAAAGGCGAAGGATTTAATTGCCGGTATGAGTAGCGAGAACAACGCTATGGCTGCTACCGTGGCAAAATTAGACAGCATGGCTCGGGCAAGATAG
- a CDS encoding TonB C-terminal domain-containing protein produces MDKFDLKFNTSGYFVLSAFLYFCIIIGIFIKLTYFKEEPKKYTDTKDAFMDIMIVEREPDVTVKAPEPKKEVVKEEKPQPIKKEEEVKKEEPKPDTTNKPPEPDPVPPKPEEKKVEEPNLKDLFGSIDTSKLKEDKVTKKKEQPKEPSRKKPEKSQVTSEQKKASDVIKNFTLDQVAKTPKSQMTGEYNEYIGQITRILASKWNQYKAGSNDKAVVLISIDQNGNFSYDIKSLSGNSEFNDKVRNFLQDMTFEKFPIPNDGVFSHKFDLVDKLEIQ; encoded by the coding sequence ATGGATAAATTTGATCTCAAATTTAACACTTCCGGCTACTTTGTGCTGTCGGCTTTTCTTTATTTTTGCATAATAATCGGTATTTTTATCAAGCTTACATATTTTAAGGAAGAGCCGAAAAAATATACCGATACCAAAGATGCCTTTATGGATATCATGATAGTCGAGCGCGAACCTGACGTTACCGTAAAAGCACCCGAGCCTAAAAAAGAGGTCGTAAAAGAAGAAAAACCCCAGCCTATAAAAAAAGAGGAAGAGGTTAAAAAAGAAGAACCTAAACCTGATACCACTAACAAGCCGCCTGAGCCTGACCCTGTACCGCCAAAACCTGAAGAAAAAAAAGTCGAAGAGCCAAATTTAAAGGATCTGTTCGGCAGTATCGATACCTCTAAACTAAAAGAGGACAAGGTTACGAAGAAAAAAGAACAGCCGAAAGAGCCAAGTCGCAAAAAGCCGGAAAAGAGCCAGGTAACTAGTGAGCAAAAAAAAGCTAGCGACGTTATCAAGAATTTTACTTTGGATCAGGTTGCAAAAACTCCAAAGTCGCAAATGACTGGCGAATACAATGAGTATATTGGGCAAATAACTAGAATTTTGGCTAGTAAATGGAATCAATATAAGGCTGGTTCAAATGATAAGGCTGTTGTTTTGATTTCTATAGACCAAAATGGAAATTTCAGCTATGATATAAAAAGCTTATCTGGCAATAGTGAGTTTAATGATAAGGTGAGAAATTTTTTACAAGATATGACATTTGAAAAATTTCCTATTCCAAATGATGGGGTATTTTCCCATAAGTTTGATCTAGTGGATAAATTAGAAATACAATAA
- the atpD gene encoding F0F1 ATP synthase subunit beta: MKGIISQVMGPVVDVDFADYLPKINEAVEVNFEVEGKQNRLVLEVAAHLGDNRVRTIAMDMSEGLTRGLEATALGAPISVPVGEKVLGRIFNVVGDLIDEGDGVEFDKKWSIHRDPPPFEEQSTKSEIFETGIKVVDLLAPYAKGGKVGLFGGAGVGKTVIIMELIHNVAFKHSGYSVFAGVGERTREGNDLYHEMKESNVLDKVALCYGQMNEPPGARNRIALTGLTMAEYFRDEMGLDVLMFIDNIFRFSQSGAEMSALLGRIPSAVGYQPTLASEMGKFQERITSTKKGSITSVQAVYVPADDLTDPAPATVFAHLDATTVLNRAIAEKGIYPAVDPLDSTSRMLDPQILGGEHYKVARGVQAVLQKYKDLQDIIAILGMDELSEEDKVTVDRARKIERFLSQPFFVAEVFTGSPGKYVSLEENIAGFKGILEGKYDDLPENAFYMVGNIDEAIAKAEKLKA, encoded by the coding sequence TCAACGAAGCCGTCGAAGTAAATTTCGAGGTTGAGGGCAAGCAAAATAGACTTGTGCTAGAGGTTGCCGCGCACCTTGGCGATAACCGCGTAAGAACTATCGCTATGGACATGAGCGAAGGCTTAACTAGAGGCCTTGAGGCTACGGCTTTAGGCGCGCCTATTAGCGTTCCTGTCGGCGAAAAAGTTTTGGGAAGAATTTTTAACGTCGTTGGCGATCTAATCGACGAGGGGGATGGTGTAGAATTTGACAAAAAATGGTCTATTCACCGCGATCCTCCGCCGTTTGAAGAGCAAAGCACGAAGAGCGAAATTTTTGAAACAGGCATCAAAGTAGTAGACCTTTTGGCTCCTTACGCAAAGGGTGGTAAGGTCGGACTATTCGGCGGTGCCGGCGTCGGCAAAACGGTTATTATCATGGAGCTTATCCACAACGTTGCATTTAAACACAGCGGTTACTCTGTGTTTGCGGGTGTTGGCGAGAGAACTCGTGAAGGAAACGACCTTTATCACGAGATGAAAGAAAGTAACGTTTTAGATAAAGTCGCCTTATGCTACGGTCAGATGAATGAGCCGCCGGGGGCAAGAAACCGCATCGCTCTAACAGGTCTAACAATGGCCGAGTACTTCCGCGACGAGATGGGACTTGACGTTTTGATGTTTATTGATAACATCTTCCGCTTCTCTCAGTCTGGCGCGGAGATGTCGGCGCTTCTAGGACGTATTCCGTCTGCCGTTGGTTATCAGCCGACTTTGGCGAGCGAAATGGGTAAATTCCAAGAGAGAATTACGTCGACCAAAAAAGGTTCGATTACATCGGTTCAGGCTGTTTACGTTCCTGCGGACGACCTTACCGACCCGGCTCCTGCAACCGTTTTCGCGCACCTTGACGCGACTACCGTTTTAAACAGAGCTATCGCAGAAAAAGGAATTTATCCTGCGGTTGACCCGCTTGATTCGACATCAAGAATGCTCGATCCTCAAATTTTGGGTGGTGAGCACTATAAAGTAGCTCGCGGTGTACAGGCGGTTTTACAAAAATACAAAGACCTTCAAGATATCATCGCCATCCTTGGCATGGATGAGCTTAGCGAAGAAGATAAAGTTACGGTTGATCGCGCTAGAAAGATCGAGAGATTTTTATCTCAGCCGTTCTTTGTTGCAGAGGTGTTTACGGGTAGCCCCGGTAAATATGTAAGTCTTGAAGAGAATATTGCCGGCTTTAAGGGAATTTTGGAAGGCAAATATGATGATTTGCCGGAAAACGCATTTTATATGGTAGGAAACATCGACGAAGCGATAGCGAAAGCCGAGAAACTTAAAGCCTAA